The following proteins are co-located in the Theropithecus gelada isolate Dixy chromosome 19, Tgel_1.0, whole genome shotgun sequence genome:
- the FAM187B gene encoding protein FAM187B, translating into MPPMLWLLLNFAAPALGFYFSISCPSGKQCQQALLSGNDILLYCNSSGAHWYYLFTQGKKGRLASLTNISNMEIMPEGSLLIKDPSPSQTGFYHCWNKNGRQVVQYEIDFQDVSTLHVTHKDLGQRPLQNETLPLGSKELIFTRWEPWQDCNRCKEPGERKRLGYCYIEEPLKEAMPCWLYLGEMLVWSSRLRPELQVEACHVRCTNNTQLRVDYVIFDNFRLDEETEFVWLDCPLGSMYRPVNWHANDTPLTWDSQLSGRDFTTFLDPSTGGRQLQVFQPAIYKCFVQQELVAQFNPATSPETLEAQWRENDAQWREARKSLPGRADSVLKGLKLVLLVGTVLVLLGALLKFIRPSPSKRSKQVLMVK; encoded by the exons ATGCCACCCATGCTGTGGCTGCTGCTCAACTTTGCTGCCCCGGCGCTGGGGTTCTACTTTTCCATCAGCTGCCCCAGTGGTAAGCAGTGCCAACAGGCCCTACTCTCCGGCAATGACATTCTCCTGTATTGCAACTCCTCAGGGGCACACTGGTACTACTTATTCACACAAGGCAAGAAGGGCAGGCTCGCCAGCCTCACCAATATTTCCAATATGGAAATAATGCCCGAGGGCAGCCTTCTCATTAAAGATCCATCGCCCTCCCAGACGGGCTTCTACCACTGCTGGAATAAGAATGGCCGCCAAGTGGTGCAGTATGAAATTGACTTCCAGGACGTCTCCACCCTGCATGTAACACACAAGGACCTGGGTCAGAGGCCCCTGCAGAACGAGACCCTGCCTCTGGGCAGCAAAGAGCTCATTTTTACCCGGTGGGAGCCCTGGCAGGACTGCAACCGCTGTAAGGAGCCGGGCGAGCGTAAACGCCTGGGGTACTGCTACATTGAGGAGCCTCTGAAGGAAGCCATGCCCTGCTGGCTCTATCTGGGAGAGATGCTGGTGTGGTCTAGCCGCTTGCGGCCTGAGCTGCAGGTGGAAGCCTGCCACGTCCGGTGCACCAATAACACACAGTTAAGGGTGGATTACGTCATTTTTGACAACTTCAGACTCGATGAGGAGACAGAATTTGTGTGGCTCGACTGTCCCTTAGGATCCATGTACAG GCCCGTCAACTGGCATGCCAACGACACCCCCCTGACGTGGGACAGCCAGCTCTCCGGCCGGGACTTCACCACCTTCCTGGACCCCTCCACCGGCGGCAGGCAGCTGCAGGTCTTCCAGCCGGCCATCTACAAGTGCTTCGTGCAGCAGGAGCTCGTGGCCCAGTTCAACCCCGCCACCAGTCCGGAGACGCTGGAGGCTCAGTGGAGAGAGAACGATGCCCAGTGGCGGGAGGCAAGGAAGTCCCTGCCGGGCAGAGCGGACTCCGTGCTCAAGGGGTTGAAGCTGGTGCTGCTTGTCGGCACCGTCCTGGTCCTGCTGGGGGCGCTGCTCAAGTTCATCCGCCCTTCCCCGAGCAAGAGAAGCAAACAGGTGCTGATGGTGAAATAA